The following are encoded in a window of Salinigranum halophilum genomic DNA:
- a CDS encoding 2-oxoacid:acceptor oxidoreductase subunit alpha, with the protein MTDDELIWRIAGGSGDGIASTSQNFAKALMRSGLHVFTHRHYPSRIRGGHTYTEIRASANPVESRGDGYNFLLTLGDSFARNPSEGAYYGDEEQKPLYENLDELREGGVIVIDSGLVDTDSVEDFDERVEENNWHVYEFDLRSLAREHGREVMRNTAGVGVTCALAGIDRDWIIELMTEAMPEKILEPNLEILDEAYEMAMEREHTHDVSVPEGEHDEEQVLLSGSDAIAYGSIDEGCRFISGYPMTPWTEVFTIMSQNLPELGGISEQVEDEIAAAALALGASHAGVKAMSGSSGGGFALMSEPLGLAEMTETPVVFVEAMRAGPSTGLPTKPEQGDLEHVLYTSQGDSNRVVFAPSTVSEAYTQTRQAFKLAYEYQIPAIVIYDQKLGGELVNVPASHFDEAPNPDLGSVLTEEEIAEAPHDPSGKYNRFQHNVEKGISPRSLPGQKGGRFLATGNEHMPAGHISEDPENRVFQMDRRMERVENIRKDLDAMDTSHQTPHGPSEAEYGILTWGSNQGTVFEAVDRLNDDGYSVKALSVSDMMPYPVEEVEAFIESVDEVLVVEMNASAQFRGLTQKELGRYGEKLASLLKYNGNPFEPAEIVDGFVTTVVENDTLPGTETKFVPAAGD; encoded by the coding sequence ATGACTGATGACGAACTCATCTGGCGAATCGCGGGGGGTTCCGGAGACGGAATCGCCTCGACGAGCCAGAACTTCGCGAAGGCTCTGATGCGGTCGGGGCTGCACGTATTCACACACCGACACTACCCGTCGCGCATCCGTGGCGGCCACACGTACACGGAGATTCGCGCGTCCGCCAACCCGGTCGAGTCGCGTGGCGACGGCTACAACTTCCTCCTGACGCTGGGGGACTCGTTCGCCCGCAACCCCTCGGAGGGTGCGTACTACGGCGACGAGGAGCAGAAACCGCTGTACGAGAACCTCGACGAACTCCGTGAGGGTGGCGTCATCGTCATCGACTCGGGGCTCGTCGACACCGACTCCGTCGAGGACTTCGACGAGCGGGTCGAAGAGAACAACTGGCACGTCTACGAGTTCGACTTGCGCTCGCTCGCTCGCGAGCACGGTCGCGAGGTCATGCGCAACACTGCCGGCGTCGGCGTGACCTGCGCGCTGGCCGGCATCGACCGCGACTGGATCATCGAACTGATGACCGAGGCCATGCCGGAGAAGATCCTCGAGCCGAACCTCGAGATTCTCGACGAGGCCTACGAGATGGCGATGGAGCGCGAACACACGCACGACGTCTCCGTCCCCGAAGGCGAGCACGACGAGGAACAGGTGCTCCTCTCGGGGTCTGACGCCATCGCCTACGGCTCCATCGACGAGGGCTGCCGCTTCATCTCGGGCTACCCGATGACGCCGTGGACGGAGGTGTTCACCATCATGTCGCAGAACCTCCCCGAACTCGGCGGCATCTCCGAGCAGGTCGAAGACGAGATCGCCGCGGCCGCGCTCGCGCTCGGTGCCTCCCACGCGGGCGTCAAGGCCATGTCCGGGTCGTCCGGTGGTGGCTTCGCGCTGATGTCCGAACCGCTCGGCCTGGCCGAGATGACGGAGACACCCGTCGTCTTCGTCGAGGCGATGCGCGCCGGTCCCTCGACGGGGCTGCCGACGAAGCCCGAACAGGGCGACTTAGAGCACGTCCTCTACACGTCACAGGGCGACTCGAACCGCGTCGTCTTCGCGCCGTCGACCGTCTCGGAAGCGTACACCCAGACGCGACAGGCGTTCAAGCTCGCCTACGAGTACCAGATTCCCGCCATCGTCATCTACGACCAGAAGCTCGGCGGCGAACTCGTGAACGTCCCGGCGAGCCACTTCGACGAGGCCCCGAACCCGGACCTGGGCTCGGTCCTCACCGAGGAGGAGATCGCCGAAGCGCCGCACGACCCCTCCGGGAAGTACAACCGCTTCCAGCACAACGTCGAGAAGGGAATCAGCCCGCGCTCACTCCCCGGCCAGAAGGGTGGGCGCTTCCTCGCGACGGGGAACGAACATATGCCCGCCGGGCACATCAGCGAGGACCCCGAGAACCGGGTCTTCCAGATGGACCGCCGCATGGAGCGCGTCGAGAACATCCGGAAAGACCTCGACGCGATGGACACGAGCCACCAGACGCCGCACGGCCCGAGCGAGGCCGAGTACGGCATCCTCACGTGGGGCTCGAACCAGGGGACCGTCTTCGAGGCCGTCGACCGCCTCAACGACGACGGCTACTCCGTGAAGGCGCTCTCGGTCTCGGACATGATGCCCTACCCCGTCGAAGAGGTCGAAGCGTTCATCGAGAGCGTCGACGAGGTGCTCGTCGTCGAGATGAACGCCTCGGCGCAGTTCCGCGGTCTTACCCAGAAGGAACTGGGCCGCTACGGCGAGAAGCTCGCCAGCCTCCTCAAGTACAACGGGAACCCCTTCGAGCCCGCAGAGATCGTCGACGGCTTCGTGACCACGGTCGTCGAGAACGACACGCTCCCGGGAACCGAGACCAAGTTCGTTCCCGCCGCAGGTGACTAA
- the aroC gene encoding chorismate synthase codes for MNGNRFGRLFQVTTYGESHGEAMGVTVSGCPAGLELSEADIQRELDRRKPGQSMITTSRGEPDEVVINSGVQDGYTTGTPIGMVIQNKDARSSKYEPYVTAPRPSHGDFTYSAKFGTRNWGGGGRSSARETVNWVAAGAIAGKILEQHGIEVKAHVNQIGDIEAPPVTFEEMLEHTEENEVRCAHPETAERMRERIDQYQKEGDSIGGSIYFEAQGVPRGLGAPRFDSFPARLGQAMFSIPATTSVEYGLGKEAREWTGLDRNEDWEFDESGDPVPEGNKHGGLQGGITTGQPIYGEATWHAPTSIPKQQKTVDWETGEEKEIQVVGRHDPVLPPRAVPVVEAMLSLTILDFMLLGGRINPDRLDGEVGEYDTDYHPSSPDNS; via the coding sequence ATGAACGGAAACCGATTCGGTCGTCTCTTCCAGGTGACGACCTACGGCGAGTCTCACGGCGAGGCGATGGGGGTCACCGTCTCCGGCTGTCCGGCGGGACTGGAACTGTCGGAGGCGGACATCCAGCGCGAACTCGACCGACGCAAGCCGGGGCAGTCGATGATCACCACGTCGAGAGGCGAACCCGACGAGGTCGTCATCAACTCCGGCGTCCAGGACGGCTACACCACGGGGACGCCCATCGGGATGGTCATCCAGAACAAGGACGCCCGGTCGAGCAAGTACGAGCCGTACGTGACGGCACCGCGGCCGAGCCACGGCGACTTCACGTACTCCGCGAAGTTCGGGACCCGGAACTGGGGCGGCGGCGGGCGTTCGTCGGCGCGTGAGACGGTCAACTGGGTCGCGGCGGGCGCTATCGCGGGGAAGATTCTCGAACAGCACGGCATCGAAGTGAAGGCGCACGTCAACCAGATCGGTGACATCGAGGCCCCACCAGTCACGTTCGAGGAGATGCTCGAACACACCGAAGAGAACGAGGTGCGGTGTGCACATCCCGAGACTGCCGAGCGGATGCGCGAGCGTATCGACCAGTACCAGAAGGAGGGCGACTCCATCGGCGGCTCCATCTACTTCGAGGCACAGGGCGTCCCCCGTGGACTGGGCGCGCCGCGGTTCGACTCGTTCCCCGCCCGTCTGGGTCAGGCGATGTTCTCCATCCCCGCGACGACGAGCGTCGAGTACGGCCTCGGGAAGGAGGCGCGCGAGTGGACCGGGCTCGACAGAAACGAGGACTGGGAGTTCGACGAGAGCGGTGACCCGGTCCCGGAAGGGAACAAACACGGCGGCCTGCAGGGCGGCATCACGACCGGTCAGCCCATCTACGGCGAGGCGACGTGGCACGCGCCGACCTCAATCCCCAAACAGCAGAAGACGGTCGACTGGGAGACCGGCGAGGAGAAGGAGATTCAGGTCGTGGGCCGACACGACCCCGTGCTTCCACCCAGAGCCGTCCCGGTCGTCGAGGCGATGCTGTCGCTCACCATCCTCGACTTCATGCTCCTCGGTGGGCGAATCAACCCCGACCGCCTGGATGGCGAGGTCGGCGAGTACGACACCGACTACCACCCCTCGTCTCCTGACAATTCGTAG
- a CDS encoding DUF6653 family protein codes for MVSDSPSLRSRLQDTFWERHANPWSAGTRFLTMPALLYAVYTRDGRLLLATLGFTVVNPVAFPPPARTDSWLSRIVLAEREWLGEGKGSMDLGYPNVLNLLNVPATLLALWAAWKRRPATTVVACLVAMGLKLWWVDAIARRTEAGRTGQWRAE; via the coding sequence ATGGTCTCCGACAGCCCCTCCCTCCGGAGCCGTCTGCAGGACACCTTCTGGGAACGCCACGCCAACCCCTGGAGCGCAGGGACGCGCTTTCTGACGATGCCGGCCCTGCTGTACGCGGTGTACACCCGCGACGGGCGACTCCTCCTCGCGACGCTGGGGTTCACCGTCGTCAACCCCGTCGCCTTCCCCCCGCCGGCGCGGACCGACTCGTGGCTCTCCCGCATCGTCCTCGCCGAGCGCGAGTGGCTCGGCGAGGGGAAGGGTTCGATGGACCTCGGCTACCCGAACGTCCTCAACCTCCTCAACGTGCCAGCGACGCTGCTGGCGCTGTGGGCCGCCTGGAAGCGGCGGCCGGCAACGACGGTCGTCGCGTGTCTGGTCGCGATGGGCCTCAAGCTGTGGTGGGTCGACGCCATCGCCCGCCGGACCGAGGCCGGACGGACCGGCCAGTGGCGCGCGGAGTAG
- the aroA gene encoding 3-phosphoshikimate 1-carboxyvinyltransferase has protein sequence MDVSIRPSSVAGDARAPPSKSYTHRAILAAGYSETATVEDALVSADTRATMRAVDAFGGTVDRNGSTVDVEGFDGRPAVPDDVIDCANSGTTMRLVTGCAALGDGLTVLTGDDSLRSRPHGPLLDAIAQLDGRAESTRGNGQAPLVVGGHVSGGQVSIPGDVSSQFITALLMAGAVTESGVDVDLETELKSAPYVDITVEVLADFGVEVERTDAGFSVPGRQSYEAEGGTYRVPGDFSSMSYLLAAGAVAGDDGVTVHGARPSAQGDSAIVSVLERMGADIDWNRDGGTIDVSRTPLSGVEVDVGDTPDLLPTIATLGAVADGDTRIVNCEHVRYKETDRVSAMAEELTKMGASVTEEHDVLTVHGSDTDLVGADVDGRHDHRIVMSLAVAGLVAEGTTTITGGEHVDVSFPGFFDVLDGLGATVGRE, from the coding sequence ATGGACGTCTCTATCAGGCCCTCATCCGTCGCGGGGGACGCACGTGCTCCGCCGTCGAAGAGCTACACACACCGCGCCATCCTCGCTGCGGGCTACAGCGAGACGGCGACCGTCGAGGACGCGCTGGTCAGCGCGGACACCCGCGCGACGATGCGTGCCGTGGACGCGTTCGGCGGCACCGTCGACCGCAACGGCTCCACGGTCGACGTCGAGGGGTTCGACGGCCGTCCCGCGGTCCCGGACGACGTCATCGACTGCGCCAACTCGGGGACGACGATGCGGCTCGTTACCGGGTGTGCGGCGCTCGGCGACGGCCTCACGGTGCTGACGGGTGACGACTCCCTGCGGTCGCGTCCGCACGGCCCGCTCCTCGACGCCATCGCACAACTCGACGGCCGCGCGGAGAGCACGCGCGGGAACGGCCAGGCCCCGCTCGTCGTCGGCGGCCACGTTTCCGGGGGACAGGTCTCCATCCCCGGCGACGTCTCCTCGCAGTTCATCACCGCCCTGCTGATGGCCGGGGCGGTCACCGAATCGGGTGTCGACGTCGACCTGGAGACCGAACTCAAATCCGCGCCCTACGTCGACATCACGGTCGAGGTACTCGCCGACTTCGGGGTCGAGGTCGAGCGGACCGACGCGGGCTTCTCCGTCCCGGGTCGGCAGTCCTACGAGGCCGAGGGCGGGACGTACCGCGTCCCGGGCGACTTCTCGTCGATGTCGTATCTGCTCGCCGCGGGAGCGGTCGCCGGCGACGACGGCGTGACGGTCCACGGCGCGCGTCCGAGCGCACAGGGCGACTCGGCCATCGTCTCCGTCCTCGAACGGATGGGTGCGGACATCGACTGGAATCGGGACGGGGGCACGATCGACGTCTCCCGGACCCCGCTGTCTGGCGTGGAGGTCGACGTGGGCGACACACCGGACCTCCTGCCCACCATCGCCACGCTCGGGGCCGTCGCCGACGGCGACACACGCATCGTCAACTGCGAACACGTCCGGTACAAAGAGACCGACCGGGTGAGCGCGATGGCCGAGGAGCTGACGAAGATGGGCGCATCGGTCACGGAAGAACACGACGTCCTGACCGTTCACGGCTCCGACACGGACCTCGTCGGTGCCGACGTCGATGGCCGCCACGACCACCGCATCGTGATGTCGCTGGCCGTCGCGGGTCTCGTCGCCGAGGGCACGACGACCATCACCGGAGGCGAGCACGTCGACGTCTCCTTCCCCGGCTTCTTCGACGTCCTCGACGGGCTGGGCGCGACCGTCGGGCGTGAGTGA
- a CDS encoding CBS domain-containing protein, which translates to MAIEDIAHRDVVTVDLEATLTDVAHVMRDERVGSVVVVDGKGTVAGLLTDRDLVVSGLAEGRHPDECIANDILSTNVFSVDPDDDVADVARRMREEGVRRVPVMRDRDLVGIVTLDDLLVHLGEEFDSLVSVIEGEFPHRD; encoded by the coding sequence ATGGCTATCGAGGATATCGCACACCGCGACGTCGTGACCGTCGACCTCGAGGCGACGCTCACCGACGTCGCGCACGTCATGCGGGACGAGCGGGTCGGGAGCGTGGTCGTCGTCGACGGCAAAGGGACGGTCGCCGGACTGCTCACCGACCGTGACCTCGTGGTGTCGGGGCTCGCCGAGGGCCGCCACCCCGACGAGTGCATCGCCAACGACATCCTCTCGACGAACGTCTTCTCCGTCGACCCCGACGACGACGTGGCCGACGTAGCCAGGCGCATGCGCGAAGAGGGCGTCCGGCGCGTCCCGGTCATGCGCGACCGGGACCTCGTCGGCATCGTGACGCTCGACGACCTGCTCGTCCACCTCGGCGAGGAGTTCGACAGCCTGGTCTCGGTCATCGAGGGCGAGTTCCCCCACCGGGACTGA
- a CDS encoding M24 family metallopeptidase: MTRDLSALDDYLVDAGVDGYLVDADGTDSNQRYLSAFDAPDPFVTLYVPSDADGEEGTAGGVHLLVSSLEYGRATKVESAASVSRLVDYDYRARVGEHGPITGRARTVATFLADRAVGSVAVPADFPLGVGDALREAGVDVTADHTDVVAGMRATKSSAEVDNIRAAQRANEAAMAAAEDLLRAATVDDDGRLRHDDEPLTAERVKEEIEVTLLRHGCGLDETIVACGADAADPHNRGSGPLRAGEAVIVDIFPCSKETKYHADMTRTFVKGEPTAELRHRFDVTDEAREAALAALEPGVTGAAVHDAVCDVYEDAGYPTLRSDPHTEVGFIHSTGHGVGLDVHERPRVSPDGEELRPGHVVTIEPGLYDPSVGGVRIEDLVVVTETGYENLTDYPVEFVV; the protein is encoded by the coding sequence ATGACCCGCGACCTCAGCGCCCTCGACGACTACCTGGTCGACGCCGGCGTCGACGGCTATCTCGTCGACGCCGACGGGACCGACTCGAACCAGCGGTACCTCTCGGCGTTCGACGCGCCCGACCCGTTCGTCACGCTCTACGTCCCGAGCGACGCGGACGGCGAGGAAGGGACCGCCGGAGGCGTCCACCTCCTCGTGTCGAGTCTCGAGTACGGCCGCGCGACGAAGGTCGAGTCAGCCGCCTCCGTCTCGCGGCTCGTCGACTACGACTACCGCGCCCGGGTCGGGGAACACGGCCCCATCACGGGCCGCGCGCGGACCGTCGCGACGTTCCTCGCCGACCGCGCGGTCGGGAGCGTCGCCGTGCCCGCGGACTTCCCGCTCGGCGTGGGGGACGCGCTCCGCGAGGCGGGCGTCGACGTGACGGCCGACCACACCGACGTGGTGGCGGGGATGCGCGCGACCAAATCGAGCGCGGAGGTCGACAACATCCGGGCTGCACAGCGGGCGAACGAGGCCGCGATGGCCGCCGCGGAGGACCTGCTTCGAGCGGCGACGGTCGACGACGACGGTCGACTCCGCCACGACGACGAGCCCCTGACGGCCGAGCGGGTGAAAGAGGAGATCGAGGTGACGCTCCTGCGTCACGGCTGCGGCCTCGACGAGACCATCGTCGCCTGCGGCGCGGACGCCGCCGACCCCCACAACCGTGGGAGCGGCCCCCTCCGGGCGGGTGAAGCCGTCATCGTCGACATCTTCCCGTGCTCGAAGGAGACGAAGTACCACGCGGACATGACCCGGACGTTCGTGAAGGGCGAACCGACCGCGGAGCTCAGACACCGCTTCGACGTGACCGACGAGGCGCGCGAGGCCGCCCTCGCGGCGCTCGAACCCGGCGTAACCGGCGCTGCCGTCCACGACGCGGTCTGTGACGTCTACGAGGACGCCGGCTACCCGACCCTCCGGTCGGACCCCCACACGGAGGTCGGATTCATCCACTCGACGGGCCACGGCGTCGGCCTCGACGTCCACGAGCGCCCGCGGGTGAGCCCCGACGGCGAGGAGCTACGCCCGGGACACGTCGTCACCATCGAGCCCGGCCTCTACGACCCGTCGGTGGGCGGCGTCCGCATCGAGGACCTCGTCGTCGTGACCGAGACGGGGTACGAGAACCTGACCGACTACCCCGTCGAGTTCGTCGTCTGA
- a CDS encoding prephenate dehydrogenase/arogenate dehydrogenase family protein: MKLLVVGAGSMGRWFADTVAENVPGAVDVAFADADPTVAAAAAEALGGRQVPLDDDERFDAVCVAVPISAVETSVATQAPRARTALVDVSGVMAAPVEAMRHAAPDHERISFHPLFAPANAPGTVASVVDAAGPTTDRVRAALEEAGNTVFETTPAEHDRAMETVQASAHAAVLAFALAARAVRPEFHTPVSAALTEAVGMVTGGTPRVYREIQETFEGAERVAEAAARVAAADGDEFEALYHEASGGDASGGER; this comes from the coding sequence ATGAAACTGCTCGTCGTCGGCGCAGGGTCGATGGGTCGGTGGTTCGCCGACACCGTCGCGGAGAACGTTCCGGGAGCGGTCGACGTCGCGTTCGCCGACGCGGACCCGACCGTCGCCGCCGCCGCCGCGGAGGCGCTCGGCGGTCGGCAGGTCCCCCTCGACGACGACGAGCGCTTCGACGCAGTCTGCGTCGCGGTCCCCATCTCGGCCGTCGAGACGAGCGTCGCGACGCAGGCGCCGCGCGCACGGACGGCGCTCGTCGACGTCTCGGGCGTGATGGCCGCGCCGGTCGAGGCGATGCGCCACGCGGCCCCGGACCACGAACGAATCAGCTTCCATCCGCTGTTCGCCCCGGCGAACGCCCCCGGGACGGTCGCGAGCGTCGTCGACGCCGCAGGACCGACGACGGACCGCGTCCGCGCCGCCCTCGAAGAGGCGGGGAACACCGTGTTCGAGACGACCCCCGCAGAGCACGACCGGGCGATGGAGACGGTGCAAGCCAGCGCCCACGCGGCCGTCCTCGCGTTCGCGCTCGCCGCTCGTGCGGTCCGCCCGGAGTTCCACACACCGGTATCGGCTGCCCTCACCGAGGCCGTCGGGATGGTCACGGGGGGCACGCCGCGCGTCTACCGTGAGATTCAGGAGACGTTCGAGGGGGCCGAGCGGGTCGCCGAGGCGGCCGCCCGAGTCGCGGCCGCCGACGGCGACGAGTTCGAGGCGCTCTACCACGAGGCGAGCGGTGGCGACGCGAGCGGGGGAGAGCGATGA
- a CDS encoding small ribosomal subunit Rsm22 family protein — translation MTTTDRDGIVANAKYLRNVRPVDPEEIHEYVEGTPHPAVVRQVLREEAVDLGLVERDDGTFVPAPERVVTGGWSPEAFPERYAHAFEDLLVERYGLDWHEGESAARLRETIRRLKEQYYRQHPVEYDEEVAAAYGIYHLPDYYATVGYVLDTLTERDLLTTPIRVLDVGAGTGGPALGLHDFLARHAEDALVDYHAVEPSDAAAVLDHLLAETGRNFHHTVHRSRVEDLDLGALCTDPFDLVLFSNVLSELDDPVAVVESSLDALGPEGSVVALEPADLNTATALRTVEREVVSRTGVTVYAPTLRLWPDTEPSDRGWSFDVRADLEVPPFQSRLAAGVGDADAFVNTTVQFAYAVLRPDGTRRSDLRANPTRHAKMADLDRHVTERIDLLAVKLSHDLTDDADANPLFKLGDGSEETGVFGVLTRRTSLNEALATAPYGSVLRLEQVLALWNDDEEAYNLVVDDGTIVDFLG, via the coding sequence ATGACGACGACCGACCGCGACGGCATCGTCGCCAACGCGAAGTACCTCCGCAACGTCCGCCCCGTCGACCCCGAGGAGATACACGAGTACGTCGAGGGGACGCCGCACCCCGCCGTCGTCAGGCAGGTCCTCCGCGAGGAAGCCGTCGACCTCGGCCTCGTCGAGCGGGACGACGGGACGTTCGTCCCCGCGCCCGAGCGGGTGGTCACCGGCGGGTGGTCGCCGGAGGCGTTCCCCGAGCGGTACGCACACGCCTTCGAGGACCTCCTGGTCGAGCGGTACGGCCTCGACTGGCACGAGGGGGAGTCGGCGGCGCGCCTGCGCGAGACCATCCGTCGGCTGAAAGAACAGTACTACCGTCAACACCCCGTCGAGTACGACGAGGAGGTCGCCGCCGCCTACGGCATCTACCACCTCCCAGACTACTACGCGACGGTTGGCTACGTCCTCGACACGCTGACCGAGCGCGACCTGCTGACGACGCCGATTCGCGTCCTGGACGTCGGTGCGGGCACGGGCGGGCCGGCGCTCGGCCTCCACGACTTTCTCGCCCGGCACGCCGAGGACGCGCTGGTCGACTACCACGCCGTCGAACCGAGTGACGCCGCCGCAGTGCTCGACCACCTCCTCGCGGAGACCGGCCGGAACTTCCACCACACGGTCCACCGCTCGCGGGTCGAGGACCTCGACCTGGGTGCGCTCTGTACAGACCCGTTCGACCTCGTCTTGTTCTCGAACGTGCTCAGCGAGCTAGACGACCCCGTCGCAGTCGTCGAGTCCTCGCTCGACGCGCTCGGTCCGGAGGGGTCGGTCGTGGCGCTCGAACCGGCGGACCTCAACACCGCGACCGCCCTCCGAACGGTCGAACGCGAGGTGGTGTCTCGGACCGGCGTGACCGTGTACGCGCCGACGCTCCGCCTGTGGCCCGACACGGAGCCGTCCGACCGGGGCTGGTCGTTCGACGTCAGAGCCGACCTCGAGGTGCCGCCGTTCCAGTCGCGGCTCGCTGCGGGTGTGGGCGACGCGGACGCGTTCGTCAACACCACCGTACAGTTCGCGTACGCCGTGTTGCGGCCCGACGGGACGCGGCGTAGCGACCTCCGGGCGAACCCGACGCGTCACGCGAAGATGGCCGACCTCGACAGACACGTCACCGAGCGCATCGACCTCCTCGCCGTGAAGCTGAGCCACGACCTGACCGACGACGCCGACGCCAACCCGCTGTTCAAGCTCGGCGACGGGAGCGAGGAGACGGGCGTCTTCGGCGTCCTCACGCGGCGAACCTCGCTCAACGAGGCGCTCGCGACCGCGCCGTACGGTTCCGTGCTCCGACTCGAACAGGTGCTCGCGCTCTGGAACGACGACGAGGAGGCGTACAACCTCGTCGTCGACGACGGCACCATCGTCGACTTCCTCGGCTGA